Sequence from the bacterium genome:
GGGAAAGAAAAAAAATGCCGAATACAATAGAGTACTGTCCCGGAATGGACAATGACAACAGACGCAACGAATGGCGCGGGATACGCTTGTCCTTCGGCCTCATTCCACGCTTGATTAGCTCCACGTTCTGCAGGTATTCGAAACGCGCTTTAATAAAGGTGTTCAGCATCCCCATGGCGAATGCTGCAAGAACCACAATACCATAAATCGTGTTCTGTGTCATGCCTGTTCCCTCCTGTTGAGGATCAATCGAAAATTCCCTTTCCCTGGATGACCTGCCGCCTTTGGACGCATGTTCTTTCCTGTCGGTTTCAACTATTTTTGCTAAGAACAAAAATTTCTTGGAATAATTGAAAGTTTTTCAGACGTCGCTGCGTCTTATGGCCCTGTCGTCACCCGATAACCTTGAACCGCCGGGATCATGATCCAATCCGACACCGATTTCAGTACGCTGGTAAACATGTACCAGCAAAAAGTTTACAACCACGCGTACCGGATGCTGGGCAACCGCGAGGAGTCCGAGGACGCCACCCAGGATATTTTCCTGAGGGTTTACGGCTCCCTGAAAACTTTCCGCGGCGAGGCCAAACTGTCGAGCTGGGTTTTCAAGATCACGGCCAATGTCTGTATCAGCCGGATGCGAAGGAAGCAACTGCCCTCAGCCAGCCTGGATGCACCGCTGGCCGGAGAGGATCGCAGCCTGGCGGAGCTGGTGGCCGATGAGAGCGACAATCCCGAAACCATCTGCTCGGCCAACGAGATGGGATCTATCGTGCGGGAGCAGTTGCGGCGGCTCAAGCCGGAGTGGGCCCAGGCTATCGGGCTGCACTATTTCGGCGGCCTCAGCTACGAGGAGGTGGCCGAGGCGTTGGAAATCCCCCGCGATACCGTGGCAACATATATCCGGCGCGGCAAGATACAACTGGCCGGTCTGATCGAGTCACGGATCGGAGCGGATGGCTTGTAGCTCGAAACTTGTATCCGGGAGTTGAACCGTACAAAAACCAGCCGTTTCCCATTGTGATGTCGGATCGGCGCAACACGCCCAGCCAGGACCGGAGAGATTCGATGGAAGCCTGTTCCACTAAGACAATGTCACTGGAAACCCCCGATTCGTGTACCCCTCCCGCCCCGGTCCCGGCCGGAGAACGCATCGCACTGCTGGATGTCCTGCGGGGATTCGCTCTTTTCGGAGTGCTGGCCTCCAACATGATCGGGCTGAGTTCGCCGGATATCCATTTCGCCCCCAGCCTGATCTGGACGGACCCGGTAAGCCGTACGGTGGCATTCCTGCTCGATGTGCTGGTATCCGAAAAATTCATCACCATTTTCGCCGTTCTTTTCGGAACGGGCTTCGCCATCCAGATGGAACGGGCGGCTGCGCGCGGCACGATGTCTCTTGCCGGTTACAAGCGCCGCCTGCTGGTTCTGTTCCTGTTTGGCCTGATTAATGGTCTGTTCATCTGGGCTGGAGATATCCTGACCACCTATGCGGCATTCGGCCTTTTGCTTTTACTGTTCCGCAACAGCAGCCAGAAAAAAATTCTCTGGTGGGCGGCCGGGCTTCAAGCCCTGATGCTCCTGCTGTCCCTGGTCATAAACAACCATGGGAACCAGCCGGTTGCGGACCACA
This genomic interval carries:
- a CDS encoding sigma-70 family RNA polymerase sigma factor; protein product: MIQSDTDFSTLVNMYQQKVYNHAYRMLGNREESEDATQDIFLRVYGSLKTFRGEAKLSSWVFKITANVCISRMRRKQLPSASLDAPLAGEDRSLAELVADESDNPETICSANEMGSIVREQLRRLKPEWAQAIGLHYFGGLSYEEVAEALEIPRDTVATYIRRGKIQLAGLIESRIGADGL